Within Desulfolithobacter dissulfuricans, the genomic segment GACACGTGAAACCTTGTGGGAATCTGGGAGGACCATCTTCCAAGGCTAAATACTACCTGGTGACCGATAGTGAACTAGTACCGTGAGGGAAAGGTGAAAAGAACCCCGGGAGGGGAGTGAAATAGAAACTGAAACCGTCAGCTTACAAGCAGTTGGAGCTCATACTTTGTATGGGTGACAGCGTGCCTTTTGCATAATGAGTCAACGACTTACCCTATGTAGCGAGGTTAAGCCGCGAGGTGTAGCCGGAGCGAAAGCGAGTCTTAACAGGGCGACATAGTTACATGGGGTAGACCCGAAGCCGGGTGATCTATCCATGTCCAGGGTGAAGGTCGAGTAACATCGACTGGAGGCCCGAACCAGTGTAGGTTGAAAACTGCTTGGATGAGGTGTGGATAGGAGTGAAAGGCTAATCAAACTCGGTGATAGCTGGTTTTCTCCGAAATATATTTAGGTATAGCCTCGTGAGGTCACTGACGGAGGTAGAGCACTGCTTGGGCTAGGGGTCCCACCGGATTACCAACCCCATGCAAACTCCGAATGCCGTCAAGTTGTATCACGGGAGTCAGACTGTGGGAGATAAGTTCCATGGTCGAGAGGGAAACAACCCAGACCGCCAGCTAAGGTCCCTAAATCTGCACTAAGTGGGAAAGGAGGTGAAATTGCTCAGACAACCAGGAGGTTGGCTTAGAAGCAGCAATCCTTTAAAGAAAGCGTAATAGCTCACTGGTCTAGTGAATTCGCGCCGAAAATGTAACGGGGCTAAAGTGCAGTACCGAAGCTGCGGGTCGTATCTTTGATACGGCGGTAGGAGAACATTGTGTAGGCCTGAGAAGGTGCATCGTGAGGTGTGCTGGAGGTATCACAAGAGCTTATGTTGACACGAGTAGCGATAAAGCGGGTGAGAAACCCGCTCGCCGAAAGTCTAAGGTTTCCTGAGGTCAAGTTAATCTTCCCAGGGTTAGTCGGCCCCTAAGGCGAGGCTGAAAAGCGTAGCTGATGGGAAACAGGTTAATATTCCTGTACCACTGGTATGGAGTTTGTGTAAGGGGGGACGGAGAAGGATAGGCCAGCCGCGTGGTGGAATACGTGGTTCAAGCGTGTAGGTGGAGGACTTAGGCAAATCCGGGTCCTTGTTAACACTGAGGCGTGATGACGAGTCCCTATGGGACGCAAAGTGGTTGATTCCATGCTTCCAGGAAAAGCCTCGTACACATTCATACTGGTGACCGTACCGCAAACCGACACAGGTAGACAGGTAGAGTATACTAAGGCGCTTGAGAGAACTCTGGTTAAGGAACTCGGCAAAATAGCACCGTAACTTCGGGAGAAGGTGTGCCTCTGATGGTGAAGGGACTTGCTTCTGGAGCTGTCGGAGGTTGCAGTGAAATGGGGGGAGCGACTGTTTACTAAAAACACAGGACTCTGCGAAGTCGTAAGACGATGTATAGGGTCTGACGCCTGCCCGGTGCCGGAAGGTTAAGGGGACGTGTTAGCTTTGGCGAAGCACCGAACCGAAGCCCCGGTAAACGGCGGCCGTAACTATAACGGTCCTAAGGTAGCGAAATTCCTTGTCGGGTAAGTTCCGACCTGCACGAATGGCGTAACGATTTCCCCACTGTCTCAACCAGAGACTCAGCGAAACTGTAGTACCGGTGAAGATGCCGGTTACCCGCAACAAGACAGAAAGACCCCGTGAACCTTTACTACAGCTTGGCATTGTGTTTAGGGGTAGCATGTGTAGGATAGGTGGGAGGCTTTGAAGCGGTGACGCCAGTCATCGTGGAGCCGCCCTTGAAATACCACCCTTGCTATCTTTGAACTCTAACCGCGGCCCGTTATCCGGGTCCGGGACAGTGTCTGGTGGGTAGTTTGACTGGGGCGGTCGCCTCCCAAAGAGTAACGGAGGCGCGCGAAGGTTCCCTCAGGCTGATTGGAAACCAGCCGAAGAGTGTAAAGGCATAAGGGAGCTTGACTGCGAGAGAGACATCTCGAGCAGGTACGAAAGTAGGTCTTAGTGATCCGGCGATTCCGCATGGAAGGGTCGTCGCTCAACGGATAAAAGGTACTCCGGGGATAACAGGCTTATCTCCCCCAAGAGTCCACATCGACGGGGAGGTTTGGCACCTCGATGTCGGCTCATCACATCCTGGGGCTGGAGCAGGTCCCAAGGGTTCGGCTGTTCGCCGATTAAAGTGGTACGTGAGCTGGGTTTAAAACGTCGTGAGACAGTTTGGTCCTTATCTGTTGCGGGCGCAGGATATTTGAGGAGATCTGTTCCTAGTACGAGAGGACCGGAATGGACGAACCAATGGTGTACCGGTTGTCGCGCCAGCGGCATGGCCGGGTAGCTAAGTTCGGAAGGGATAACCGCTGAAAGCATCTAAGCGGGAAGCCTACTCCAAGATAAGATATCCCGTACCTTTTGGTACCTGAAGGCTCGTTGGAGACTACAACGTTGATAGGTCGGGTGTGGAAGCGTAGCAATACGTGGAGCTAACCGATACTAATAAGCCGTGCGGCTTAACCATATCCTTTTTAAACAAAGTTTACCCTGCTACTTCAATTGTCAAATATCAACACCCAGTTTTCGGTGGCCATAGCGAGGAGGTCCCACCCGTTCCCATTCCGAACACGGAAGTTAAGCTCCTCAGCGCCGATGGTACTGCGTGGGAGACTGCGTGGGAGAGTAGGTCGCCGCCGATCTTTTTTCTATATCGAGTAGGGTGAGGCAAGTTAATTACGCTTGCCTCATCCCTCTCACAGAACCGTACGTACGGGTCTCGTATACGGCTCCTGTTTATTTTCCTTCATATTGAAACAGAGATTCCAGTAGATACAGCACCAAGATCAAAGAGACCCAAGCCCCGGTGTAAATATCCGTTGGGCAGGGCATAATGGCTCAAAGGACTTGCCGCATTGGCCCAGGAGTTCATTTTGATCGCATCAAACTTCCCCCTGTATCCAAGCTGCCTCAGCCTGCGGTGAAGCCGATTGGGCTTCTTCCACAATTTCAGCTGGATGGCTCGCAGTCTTCTCCGAATCCATCTCATCAGCCTTGAAAATTCTCCTGTGCAGTTCGCTATCCGGAAGTAGTTGGCAAATCCCCTCAAGAGCGGATTGAGATCTGCAATCACTTTCTCAAGATTCACCGGGGAATTACGCCGGGTCATTGCCTTGACCTTTGCCTTGAAAGACTTAATCTTGCCTCGCTGGATTTGCGTATACTGAGAGCATACGGATACTCCCAGAAAGTTTACGCCCCGACTGCTGTGGCAGATATGGGTCTTTTCACGGTTGACAGTCAGCAGCAATTCTCCTTCAAGATAGTGCCGTGCCTGCTCAAGAGCATTCTCGGCCGCTTTCTTTGATTGGCACAGAATCAGGATATCGTCCGCATAGCGGACTATTCGGTGGCCACGATTCTTCATGAATTGATCAAAAGAATCGAGATACACATTGGCTATCAGAGGGCTGATCACGCCGCCCTGTGGACTGCCGATCTCGCTAGCCGTAAATCCCGAATCCGTCATTACACCGCTCTTCAGAAACTTCTCCAGGAGACCGAGGATACTCCCGTCCCTGATCCGGCGACGAAAGGCGCTGAGGATGAGATCATGGTCCAAGGTGTCAAAGCATTTGGACAGATCCATATCAACTACCCACTTTCGATCGTAGTCACGGATAAACATCGTCGCCTTGGATATCGCCTGATGACAACTGCGGCCTGGGCGATAGCCATAGCTCGACGGGTGGAAATCCCGATCGAATATCGGCAGGAGAATGTCGAGCAGTGCCTGCTGCACTACACGGTCACGGACTGCTGGAATACCGAGCAACCGAACTCCTCCGGTTGGCTTGGGTATCTCTACCCGGCGCACGGCCAGTGGCTGGTAACTCTTTTCCCACAGTTCCTTCAGGAGACAGTCGATGTTGGCTTCGGCTGATGCGGCAAAGTCCTTGATGGACTGGCCGTCTATTCCGGCAGCTCCCTTCGCAGACCTCACCTTCCCAAACGCCTTGTGCAGAGCGTCCCTGCTCAGCATCCGGTCATACAGACTGTACCAAACGTCAACCATGCTCCTGTCCTGCGTCCCCATCCCTCCACTTCTGCCTGGAATCCCCGGGTCTTCACCCAAATGAGAGCGCCTTCTATCCCAATGGGCAATGTACGCTCAACTGTTCAGGTTACTCCGATGAACGGCCAAAATCAGCAGACGGCCTCTCACAGCATACCGCCGAAAATGTGCCCCGCCCCGTCGGGCAGCTTGTGTTCTGACTCCAGACCTCCATGATCTTCAGGGAACCTTCAAATAAACTTCATCCCTTCGCAACTGATACCGCTTTTGGCAAATACCAGCCCCTGTCAAACAACGCTGACAGGTCATCCCGGTTTTATCCTCCACGCTGTTACCAGGCTTCTCCGGCCGGGATTTCATCACTACTACGGAATCATCTGCCACCTCCCACCGCTTCGGTAGGCCTTGGATCTCTCCTTGAACCTTCCTTAACTCTCGTACTGCAAGTACGCTAGGAGGCTTCCCCGGTTAAGGCGAACTCCCGGTGAGCAATCCCATCCTCAATCACGCCAAAGGTCTGACCAGGTATCGGGCTTCACGCTATTGTGCACGCTTACCCACCTATGACGCCGAATCAGGTTCACTTACGCTATGTACCGCTCACTTCCTATCGCTTCCTTCAGACCCTGCCGTTGCCAGCAACGCCCTTGCGATTCGGATTGTCTTCCCCCTGGTCGGGGTGACGCCTGCGTTCCGCAGGCTGGGTTTGCCCGCCATGCCGGGCAAACATAAAACCCCTGTCAGATACAACTGACAGGGGTTTTCCTTTTTCAGGGCTCCCCTTCACCTTCTCGCCGAAACCCCGTCTTCTGCAAGCTGGAACTATCCCGTCACTCCTTTCCGGAAAGCAGAAAACCACTACAAAGTGGTACGGTATGGCTTGATTATATCTTGCTTTCACATGTACTATCATGCTAACCATATCTTAAGGCAGGCATGACATAATCCATTTCCATTCCAGGACCTAGAACTGCAGGACCCATGGCATACTGCGCACCATCATCTGCAGGACCCTTTGGCATCATCGTCGGTGGCTCCGGCCTTGTTGGTGGCTCCATAGTGTACCATTTCAAGAAATGGGGGTATGACATCCTGGCGCCCAACTCCAAGAAGATGAGCCTGGCCAATCCCGATGACATAGCCTCCTATTTCAACAAGTACCGACCCGACTTCATCATCAACACTGCCATTGCCGCCATTGACGCCAACCCCAAGCTGGCCTTTGATGTGAACTATGTTGGCAGCATCAACCTAGCCAAAGTGGCCATGGCACTGAAAATCCCCTACATTTTCTTCAGCTCTGCCGCCGTGCTGCCCCCGGGCCTGAACCTCAGGGAAGAAGATCACCTGCCGCTCAGTGCTGATATCACCAACTATGCCAAATCTAAACTTATGAGCGAGATGACCCTGCGTCATCTGGGGGAAAACGAAGGACTCGATTACACCACCATCAGGCTCGCCATAGTCTACGGCAAGCATGATCACAAGATCCAGGGCTTCCACCGCATGCTCTTTGCCATTGCCGACCAGTCCATGCCCGTACTCCTGACCAGGCCCAGAGTTTACCACTCCTATTCAAATACCAGGAAGATTCCCCATTTTGTCCGCCACGTGCTCAGTAACCGGGAGGAGTTCTCCGGTCAGACCTTCCACTTTGCCGATCCCAATCCCGTGGAACTGGCCCAGCTCATCCTGACCATTCGCAGCTACCTGGAGCTCAAAAGCCCCAGGGAGGTGTATCTCCCACTGCCCATGGCTCGTTTCGGAGCTACCTGTATCCAGCACCTGATTCGCTTCCTGGCCAAGATCGGGATCAAAACCCGCATGCCGCCGGAGTTGATGTTTCTTGAAAACTTCTACCAGAGCCAGACCCTTTCCTGCGAGAAACTGCAGCGCTCCAGTTTTCAGGATCCTTTCCCCGAGGAAACCGTGTTCACCCGGCTGCCTGATCTCATCCAGTACTATCTCACCCGCTGGGAACAGCTGAACCTGATGACCTCGAAGACGCAGGACTTCTTTGACCCCCAGAAACTCTCCGAGGAATTTCTCCGCAATCCGGCCCAGCTGCTGGAGGCTATCCATGAACGTAAACTCTCCCCTTTCATGGAACCGAGGTTCAATCCTTCGTGCGGCGTCAGGAAATCCGCGGCTACCCGCAGCCACCACTGCTGATCTTTCTCCCGGTCGTTCCCCTCATCGTCCTGCCTTCTTTGGCTCAGGCTCCAGGTAAAATTCCCGGGGCTGCAGGTCGGGAAACCCTTCCGGGCTCCTGCAGGCCAGGTACTGCCTGATCTCTGTACAGAGTTCACACTTGGACCAGTAGCTGGTGCGGGAAGGACTGAAGCCATAAACTTCTCCGGCCCAGCGATATAATGAGGCCAGTCCTTCGAGGGCCAGCCTGGTCAAAACCGGATATTTCTC encodes:
- a CDS encoding NAD-dependent epimerase/dehydratase family protein gives rise to the protein MAYCAPSSAGPFGIIVGGSGLVGGSIVYHFKKWGYDILAPNSKKMSLANPDDIASYFNKYRPDFIINTAIAAIDANPKLAFDVNYVGSINLAKVAMALKIPYIFFSSAAVLPPGLNLREEDHLPLSADITNYAKSKLMSEMTLRHLGENEGLDYTTIRLAIVYGKHDHKIQGFHRMLFAIADQSMPVLLTRPRVYHSYSNTRKIPHFVRHVLSNREEFSGQTFHFADPNPVELAQLILTIRSYLELKSPREVYLPLPMARFGATCIQHLIRFLAKIGIKTRMPPELMFLENFYQSQTLSCEKLQRSSFQDPFPEETVFTRLPDLIQYYLTRWEQLNLMTSKTQDFFDPQKLSEEFLRNPAQLLEAIHERKLSPFMEPRFNPSCGVRKSAATRSHHC
- the ltrA gene encoding group II intron reverse transcriptase/maturase — encoded protein: MVDVWYSLYDRMLSRDALHKAFGKVRSAKGAAGIDGQSIKDFAASAEANIDCLLKELWEKSYQPLAVRRVEIPKPTGGVRLLGIPAVRDRVVQQALLDILLPIFDRDFHPSSYGYRPGRSCHQAISKATMFIRDYDRKWVVDMDLSKCFDTLDHDLILSAFRRRIRDGSILGLLEKFLKSGVMTDSGFTASEIGSPQGGVISPLIANVYLDSFDQFMKNRGHRIVRYADDILILCQSKKAAENALEQARHYLEGELLLTVNREKTHICHSSRGVNFLGVSVCSQYTQIQRGKIKSFKAKVKAMTRRNSPVNLEKVIADLNPLLRGFANYFRIANCTGEFSRLMRWIRRRLRAIQLKLWKKPNRLHRRLRQLGYRGKFDAIKMNSWANAASPLSHYALPNGYLHRGLGLFDLGAVSTGISVSI